A stretch of Candidatus Sphingomonas phytovorans DNA encodes these proteins:
- a CDS encoding glycosyltransferase family 39 protein: MTRAPGRFAGIGVQAVLAVLCLYGLASLPGLLGQWGLSFAAIGILLLWVAVASLGLPLLRAEPSRRRLAMLAGVAIALRLAFALLSVHRGSNGDPNAYLLLAKGLLIRDEYGIYEPFFGGYWRALFPPFYSFLLAGWGAIIGFSTLSVLFLGTAIDLGAASLILRLGRRLGNEGAGRAAAWLYLVWPSVLFSAPLAQKEGLCAFLILALALAWLNRDHRGWRDAIKIGVPAALLALTQPGLAPLAALFGLCLIGRASALSTMAAGLRALCVALLVMLPWWIRNWLIFGVFVPLTSAGGASLWIGNNPDATGNWMPPPEHLRGLPEIVYGKRIGAIAMEWIKANPGAFVRLTITKFLRACGVASFGITRLVAMQPPLPAAFAAALLPMSHLTHVALLGASAVAVRVRRVPGTGTLLLLIAACGVQLLLFGVWFEFGERHREFVTPFLLLLACGMIAPRLESGESTPS; this comes from the coding sequence ATGACCCGGGCGCCCGGCAGGTTCGCCGGTATCGGCGTCCAGGCGGTTCTCGCGGTTCTCTGTCTCTACGGCCTTGCGTCCCTTCCCGGGCTACTGGGCCAATGGGGTCTGTCGTTCGCCGCGATCGGAATCCTCCTGCTGTGGGTCGCGGTGGCCAGTCTCGGGCTGCCCCTGTTGCGTGCCGAGCCATCGCGCCGGCGGCTCGCGATGCTTGCGGGGGTCGCCATCGCACTTCGCCTCGCCTTCGCCCTGCTCTCGGTCCATCGAGGATCGAACGGCGACCCGAATGCCTATCTCCTGCTCGCCAAGGGCCTGCTGATCAGGGACGAATACGGAATCTACGAACCGTTTTTCGGTGGGTATTGGCGCGCCCTCTTCCCGCCTTTCTATTCCTTCCTGCTGGCGGGGTGGGGCGCGATCATCGGTTTCTCCACCCTCTCAGTCCTGTTTCTCGGCACCGCGATCGATCTCGGTGCTGCGTCGCTGATCCTCCGGCTGGGCCGTCGCCTAGGAAATGAAGGCGCCGGACGCGCTGCCGCGTGGCTCTATCTCGTCTGGCCTTCCGTCCTGTTCTCGGCCCCGCTCGCGCAGAAGGAAGGACTGTGCGCCTTCCTGATCCTGGCCCTGGCGCTGGCCTGGCTGAACCGCGACCACAGGGGCTGGCGCGACGCGATCAAGATCGGCGTGCCGGCGGCCTTGCTCGCCCTGACCCAGCCGGGCCTGGCGCCGCTCGCCGCGCTGTTCGGATTGTGCCTGATCGGTCGGGCAAGCGCGCTGTCGACGATGGCCGCCGGCCTGCGCGCGCTGTGCGTGGCGCTGCTGGTGATGCTGCCCTGGTGGATTCGCAACTGGCTGATCTTCGGCGTGTTCGTGCCGCTGACCAGCGCGGGCGGCGCGAGCCTGTGGATCGGCAATAATCCCGACGCCACCGGCAACTGGATGCCACCGCCCGAACATCTGCGTGGCCTTCCCGAAATCGTCTATGGCAAGCGCATCGGCGCGATCGCGATGGAATGGATCAAGGCCAATCCGGGCGCCTTTGTCAGGCTCACCATCACCAAGTTCCTTCGTGCCTGCGGCGTGGCATCGTTTGGCATCACCCGGCTGGTGGCGATGCAGCCGCCCCTGCCCGCGGCGTTCGCGGCGGCGCTGCTGCCCATGTCCCATCTTACCCATGTCGCATTGCTTGGCGCGTCCGCGGTTGCGGTGCGCGTGCGCCGCGTGCCCGGCACCGGAACATTGCTGCTGCTGATTGCCGCATGCGGCGTGCAATTGCTGCTGTTCGGGGTGTGGTTCGAGTTCGGCGAGCGCCACCGCGAGTTCGTCACCCCGTTCCTGCTGCTGCTCGCGTGCGGAATGATCGCACCGCGGTTGGAAAGCGGAGAGTCCACGCCTAGTTAG
- a CDS encoding GNAT family N-acetyltransferase, whose protein sequence is MSNAAVTARIANGVSSIRAEDWNACSGTSNPFVTHDFLALLEDSKSAVAETGWQPIPIVIDGADGRPAAIAPAYGKSHSQGEYVFDHGWADAWEQAGGRYYPKLQLAVPFTPAPGPRLLLRDDSLAPALIASIEAVADRHNLSSAHATFVAPDQLPLFEAAGWLIRAGNQFHWHNQGYAAFDDFLGDLASRKRKAIRKERAGAIEGLTIRHATGKEITEADWDAFWIFYQDTGARKWGRPYLTRAFFSLLGERMADKVLLILAERDGRPIAGALNLIGADTLYGRYWGCTEEVPFLHFELCYYQAIDAAIARGLRTVEAGAQGEHKLARGYVPEPTWSAHYIPDPGFRRAVAQFLEQERQAVTSDREWLGETTPFRRDRAP, encoded by the coding sequence GTGAGCAACGCCGCCGTTACCGCCCGAATCGCCAACGGCGTCTCGTCGATCAGGGCGGAGGACTGGAATGCGTGCTCGGGCACGAGCAATCCCTTCGTCACGCATGATTTCCTCGCTCTTCTCGAAGATTCGAAAAGCGCCGTGGCTGAAACGGGGTGGCAGCCGATCCCGATCGTCATCGATGGCGCCGATGGTCGCCCCGCCGCGATCGCCCCCGCCTATGGGAAGAGCCACAGCCAGGGTGAATATGTCTTCGATCATGGCTGGGCCGACGCCTGGGAACAGGCCGGCGGACGCTATTATCCCAAGCTCCAGCTCGCCGTGCCGTTCACCCCCGCACCGGGCCCGCGCCTGTTGCTACGCGACGACAGCCTGGCGCCCGCCCTTATCGCCTCGATCGAGGCGGTCGCCGACCGGCACAATCTCTCTTCCGCCCACGCCACCTTCGTCGCGCCCGACCAGTTGCCGCTGTTCGAGGCGGCCGGCTGGCTGATTCGCGCCGGCAACCAGTTCCACTGGCACAATCAGGGCTATGCCGCGTTCGACGATTTCCTCGGCGACCTGGCCAGCCGCAAGCGCAAGGCGATCCGCAAGGAGCGGGCCGGCGCGATCGAGGGGCTGACCATCCGCCACGCGACCGGCAAGGAGATCACCGAGGCCGATTGGGATGCCTTCTGGATTTTCTACCAGGACACCGGCGCGCGCAAATGGGGCCGCCCCTACCTGACGCGCGCCTTCTTCTCGCTGCTGGGCGAGCGCATGGCGGACAAGGTCCTGCTGATCCTGGCGGAGCGGGATGGCCGGCCGATCGCCGGCGCGCTCAACCTGATCGGTGCCGATACGCTTTACGGGCGCTATTGGGGTTGCACCGAGGAAGTGCCCTTCCTCCATTTCGAGCTCTGCTATTATCAGGCGATCGACGCAGCGATCGCGCGCGGGCTCAGGACGGTCGAGGCCGGCGCGCAGGGCGAGCACAAGCTGGCGCGCGGCTATGTGCCGGAGCCGACCTGGTCGGCGCATTACATCCCAGACCCCGGCTTCAGGAGGGCGGTCGCCCAGTTCCTTGAGCAGGAGCGGCAGGCGGTGACGTCGGATCGGGAGTGGCTGGGAGAGACGACCCCGTTTCGTCGAGACCGAGCGCCCTGA
- a CDS encoding flagellar motor protein MotB, whose product MAARAPHGSNQPPKIIYKKIYVEGHGGHHGGAWKVAYADFVTAMMAFFLLMWLLGATNEKQRKALADYFAPTLVQMKQNSAGSNGMFGGSSITDKDNYPHKASQTGTRSMTIPVEASGGDQVGTGQKGTLKDKAVLNAEDRKNFELIRRQVAFAMSSSPKLSKLGSHVRFVRTQNGLRVDLIDDADYSMFGLGTTMLDPEASKLIGLIAETIKGMTNPIMIRGHTDSLGYGDPLAMNNWMLSSGRAEATRRRLATGGIPEARFNRIEGVADREPMIQNNPTDPRNRRVAITLLYRATAFGE is encoded by the coding sequence ATGGCAGCGCGTGCTCCCCATGGCAGCAACCAGCCGCCGAAGATCATCTACAAGAAGATCTATGTCGAAGGGCATGGCGGGCATCATGGCGGCGCCTGGAAGGTGGCCTATGCCGATTTCGTGACGGCGATGATGGCCTTCTTCCTGCTGATGTGGCTGCTCGGGGCGACCAACGAGAAGCAGCGCAAGGCGCTGGCCGATTATTTCGCGCCGACTCTGGTCCAGATGAAGCAGAACAGCGCCGGCTCCAACGGCATGTTCGGCGGCTCCTCGATCACCGACAAGGATAATTACCCGCACAAGGCCTCGCAGACCGGTACCCGGTCGATGACCATTCCAGTCGAAGCGAGCGGGGGCGACCAGGTCGGCACCGGGCAGAAAGGCACACTGAAGGACAAGGCGGTGCTCAACGCCGAGGATCGCAAGAATTTCGAGCTGATACGACGCCAGGTCGCCTTCGCGATGTCGTCGAGCCCGAAACTGTCGAAGCTGGGATCGCATGTGCGCTTCGTCCGCACCCAGAACGGGCTGCGCGTCGACCTGATCGACGACGCTGATTATTCGATGTTCGGCCTGGGTACGACCATGCTCGACCCCGAGGCGTCGAAGCTGATCGGGCTGATCGCCGAAACGATCAAGGGCATGACCAACCCGATCATGATCCGCGGCCATACCGACAGCCTGGGTTATGGCGATCCGCTGGCGATGAACAACTGGATGCTGTCCAGCGGCCGGGCCGAGGCGACGCGGCGGCGCCTGGCCACCGGCGGTATTCCGGAAGCCCGTTTCAACCGGATCGAGGGCGTCGCCGATCGCGAGCCGATGATCCAGAACAACCCGACCGATCCGCGCAACCGGCGGGTCGCCATCACCCTGCTCTACCGCGCGACCGCATTCGGCGAATGA